In a single window of the Plasmodium cynomolgi strain B DNA, chromosome 6, whole genome shotgun sequence genome:
- a CDS encoding topoisomerase (putative), with protein MDSHGVDKGRIFEEIEDFVLHVMSWLLSFDVDIFKANSEKQYPRALLNRRLVGLCRTVSVVQLVNDMVIQDKSCTQREIYYKLYNLFSEQCQTNRHILHVCHILGFPRASLNVYASEKGCIGGLLVLRKKNERLNLNELENGLMINDSLLKVDRVESQANYILVVEKYSLYQKLCEKEIWNILPCILITGKGVPDFSTRKIICELVELFQLECVYVGDYDPYGFRIYLSYKEGCKTNEDAIFACTDMRWVGMNSQDMDLIPKEALLELSKRDKNVLRNMLNGDRLRCSAKVRKEITQMEKLSRKFEIEAMESLGMDFFIRQYLIRRVMRREWAS; from the exons ATGGACAGTCACGGGGTTGACAAGGGCAGGATATTTGAAG AAATAGAGGACTTTGTCCTCCACGTAATGTCCTGGTTGCTAAGCTTTGACGTGGATATTTTTAAGGCCAACTCGGAGAAGCAGTACCCCCGCGCCCTCCTCAACCGGCGCCTCGTGGGGCTCTGCAGGA CCGTATCCGTCGTACAGCTCGTCAACGATATGGTCATTCAG GACAAGAGCTGCACGCAGAGGGAAATATACTACAAGCTGTACAACCTCTTCAGCGAGCAGTGCCAAACGAATCGGCACATCCTG CACGTTTGCCACATCTTGGGATTCCCCAGGGCATCCCTAAATGTCTATGCCTCGGAAAAAG GGTGCATAGGCGGTCTCCTCGTGCTTCGAAAAAAGAACGAGCGTTTGAATCTGAACGAATTGG AAAACGGTTTAATGATTAATGACAGCCTTTTAAAAGTCGATCGCGTGGAGAGTCAAGCAAACTACATACTCGTGGTGGAAAAATATTCGCTATATCAAAAGCTTTGCGAAAAGGAGATATGGAAT ATTTTGCCCTGCATTTTAATAACCGGAAAGGGAGTGCCTGATTTTTCCACTCGGAAAATTATTTGCGAGCTCGTGGAACTCTTCCAGCTGGAG TGCGTCTACGTGGGAGACTACGACCCCTACGGCTTCCGAATATACTTGAGCTACAAGGAGGGCTGCAAAACCAACGAAGATGCCATCTTCGCTTGTACCGATATGCGATGGGTTGGAATGAATTCACAGGACATGGACCTTATCCCCAAAGAGGCCCTCCTGGAGTTATCCAAGCGGGACAAAAATGTTTTGCGCAATATGCTAAATGGTGACAGACTCAGGTGCAGTGCAAAGGTGAGAAAGGAAATCACTCAAATGGAAAAGCTGAGtcgaaaatttgaaatagAGGCGATGGAGTCTTTGGGCATGGATTTTTTCATCCGGCAGTA
- a CDS encoding centrin (putative), protein MISRKSEVSNFTPRAITNRSISSNRRRGRNEITEEQKNEIKEAFDLFDTEKTGRIDYHELKVAIRALGFDIKKADVLELMREYDKSNSGYIDYNDFLDIMTQKIGDRDPTEEIIKAFKLFDDDDTGKISLKNLRRVSRELGENLSDDELQAMIDEFDKDMDGEISQEEFLSIMKQTSLY, encoded by the exons ATGATTAGCAGAAAAAGCGAAGTCTCCAATTTCACCCCAAGGGCCATTACGAATAGGTCTATAAGTAGCAACCGGCGGAGGGGTAGAAACGAAATAACGGAGGAACAAAAGAATGAGATAAAGGAAGCTTTCGATTTATTTGACACGGAGAAAACGGGGAGAATCGACTACCATGAGTTGAAG GTAGCAATAAGAGCTCTTGGGTTTGACATAAAGAAAGCGGATGTTTTGGAACTGATGAGGGAATATGATAAATCCAATTCGGGCTATATAGACTACAATGATTTTCTGGACATTA tGACGCAGAAGATCGGGGACAGAGACCCAACGGAGGAAATAATCAAAGCGTTTAAATTGTTTGACGATGACGACACAG GAAAAATATCGCTAAAGAATTTGCGGAGGGTGTCCCGAGAACTG GGAGAAAACCTATCCGACGACGAACTGCAAGCCATGATAGACGAATTTGACAAGGACATGGACGGCGAAATTAGCCAAGAGGAATTCCTCAGCATAATGAAACAAACGAGTCTTTACTGA
- a CDS encoding ribosomal protein L3 (putative), whose translation MSHRKFERPRHGSLGFLPRKRCKRLRGKIRSFPKDDKEKPPHFTAFMGYKAGMTHIVREVDKPGSKLHKKEIVEACTIIECAPMVVVGMVGYRETPKGLRVLTTVWANHVSDEFRRRYYKNWYKSDKKAFTKALMVPKLTKESLYKRIEKYCTVLRAVCHTQPSKTPLTMKKAHIMEIQINGGGMKEKIDFLKELLEKNLPVSNVFNTNEMIDVISVTKGHGTKGVVSRYGVKRLPRKTHRGLRKVACIGAWHPARVQFQVPRHGQKGYFHRTERNKKIYRIGLKKDKNNASTDADITEKKITPMGGFPHYGVVNEDFILLKGCVAGTKKRPITLRKTLVPQVSRDALAQISLKFIDTSSKIGHGRFQTSEEKIKYYGPLKKDLKA comes from the coding sequence ATGTCGCATCGTAAGTTCGAGAGGCCTCGCCACGGCTCGCTCGGATTCTTGCCAAGGAAAAGGTGCAAACGATTGAGAGGCAAAATCAGATCCTTCCCAAAGGATGACAAAGAGAAGCCCCCCCACTTTACGGCATTCATGGGCTACAAGGCTGGTATGACCCACATCGTAAGGGAAGTGGATAAACCAGGTTCAAAGttacacaaaaaggagattgTGGAAGCCTGTACCATTATCGAATGTGCCCCAATGGTTGTCGTAGGAATGGTTGGCTACAGAGAAACACCAAAGGGATTGAGAGTACTCACCACCGTGTGGGCAAACCACGTTTCCGACGAGTTCAGAAGAAGATACTACAAAAACTGGTACAAGAGTGACAAGAAGGCGTTTACCAAAGCTTTGATGGTGCCCAAGCTAACCAAGGAAAGTCTCTACAAGAGAATAGAAAAATACTGCACTGTGTTAAGAGCCGTTTGTCACACGCAACCATCGAAGACGCCCTTAACCATGAAGAAGGCACACATCATGGAAATCCAAATAAATGGAGGTGGGATGAAAGAGAAAATAGACTTTTTGAAAGAACTGTTGGAGAAAAATTTACCCGTATCGAATGTATTTAATACGAACGAAATGATCGACGTGATTAGTGTGACCAAGGGACATGGTACCAAAGGTGTGGTCAGCAGATATGGGGTGAAAAGATTACCaagaaaaacacacagaGGATTGAGGAAAGTTGCTTGTATTGGTGCCTGGCATCCTGCAAGGGTACAATTTCAAGTACCCAGACATGGACAAAAAGGCTATTTCCATCGAActgaaagaaataaaaaaatttacagaaTTGGCctgaaaaaggataaaaataacGCTTCAACCGATGCTGATATTACTGAGAAGAAAATTACCCCCATGGGTGGCTTCCCACACTATGGTGTGGTCAATGAAGATTTTATCCTACTGAAAGGTTGTGTTGCTGGTACGAAGAAAAGGCCAATCACGCTGCGAAAAACATTGGTACCACAAGTGTCGAGAGATGCCTTAGCGCAAATTTCACTCAAATTTATCGACACTTCCTCCAAAATCGGACATGGAAGATTCCAAACcagtgaggaaaaaattaagtattATGGACCTCTGAAAAAGGACTTGAAggcttaa
- a CDS encoding zinc finger protein (putative) — protein sequence MKEVEKPPMEIRQLLPVMFYCMVLLQINVQKQYVDSDLLNEGYTKLLTFHVLLFLFIWSFYKTYTVDPGSIPDTHEWTTEPDVNRIKERGPNGELRYCTHEKKATKRNILKMDHYCPWVANGVGYYNYKFFLLSLFYANLCCLYVEVNCHSSFPDLYANPNVLFNEVFYIFLEIVLAAVILLIIFPFFLFHLYLTAHNYTTLEFCVIGKRDKQSMYDLGVEENFNQVLGDNILLWLLPVGGPKGDGLFYETFAQHRSICIDINCCKL from the exons atgaaagaGGTGGAGAAGCCCCCCATGGAAATAAGGCAGCTGCTACCCGTAATG tTCTACTGCATGGTTCTGCTCCAAATAAACGTCCAGAAGCAGTACGTGGACAGTGACCTGTTGAATGAGGGCTACACCAAGCTGCTAACGT TCCACGTTTTGCTATTCCTGTTTATTTGGTCCTTTTACAAAACATACACGGTGGACCCTGGTAGTATCCCCG ACACTCATGAATGGACCACCGAGCCGGACGTCAACAGAATAAAGGAGAGAGGACCAAATG GCGAGCTCCGCTACTGCACACACGAGAAGAA GGCCACCAAAAGGAATATACTCAAAATGGACCACTACTGTCCCTGG GTCGCAAATGGCGTGGGTTACTACAactacaaattttttctgttaagCCTTTTCTATGCGAACCTATGCTGCCTATATGTGGAGGTTAACTGTCACTCGTCCTTCCCCGACTTGTACGCAAACCCAAACGTCCTTTTCAACGAagttttttacatttttctggAAATCGTCCTTGCTGCCGTCATCCTACT AAttatcttccccttcttcctatTCCATCTGTATTTGACTGCCCACAATTATACGACTCTCGAGTTTTGTGTG ATTGGGAAGAGAGACAAGCAGAGCATGTACGACTTGGGCGTGGAGGAAAATTTCAATCAAGTTTTG GGAGACAACATCCTTTTGTGGCTGCTGCCCGTCGGGGGCCCCAAAGGCGACGGATTATTTTACGAGACGTTTGCCCAGCACAG AAGTATTTGTATAGATATAAACTGCTGCAAATTATAA
- a CDS encoding hypothetical protein (putative) — protein sequence MNFVKVSLDSYPVKYYNRTHKVTNTLRLKGIGLLTWEEEDIKNFFQKLDLTFMVYLILQQNVVFVEFYKKKDCSYVFNLLNHGQPERKTDIQAEYVNVRYDIQEDSPTVYSRDFSLLLGGLPGKQARGEVPIGCETNNGCETNNGCETDNGCKTNNGCETDSGWKAKNENELNAANSGDGVSIQPDAIDEDFSEEVIRTYQQEQWLKYTKNDEINVCHYFCRSTPNKIYKSYCIPDPRLFFSVECLDRIGVLLDGRQPNQISILKCHVNKAVEYVIESRHIFQDEIAFLVMKNDLPMSFLDIRNSNDDGRTKTNLIVEKNTLIKIKGRRRYELIFGIPKKKTLPLEGEVLTDALREGDYLPPLRRLFYLNLDGSSLFKIFATHFITSSLYRSPCVERTVI from the exons ATGAATTTTGTGAAGGTGTCCCTCGATTCGTACCCTGTCAA gtaCTACAACCGAACGCACAAAGTCACCAACACGCTGAGGCTGAAGGGGATAGGGTTACTAACctgggaggaagaagacatcaaaaatttctttcagAAGCTAGACTTGACTTTTATGGTCTACTTGATACTCCAGCAGAATGTCGTATTCGTggaattttacaaaaagaaggACTGCTCCTATGTCTTCAACCTTTTGAACCAC GGACAGCCGGAGCGCAAAACGGACATCCAGGCGGAATATGTAAATGTGCGGTACGACATTCAGGAGGACTCCCCCACCGTCTATTCGCGGGACTTCTCTCTCCTGCTGGGAGGCCTCCCTGGCAAGCAAGCTAGAGGGGAAGTCCCCATCGGCTGCGAAACGAACAATGGCTGCGAAACGAACAATGGCTGCGAAACCGACAATGGCTGCAAAACCAACAATGGCTGCGAAACCGACAGTGGCTGGAAAGCCAAGAACGAGAACGAACTGAACGCTGCTAACAGCGGGGACGGCGTTTCCATCCAACCGGACGCTATCGACGAAGACTTCTCCGAGGAGGTCATTCGGACGTACCAGCAGGAACAGTGGCTTAAGTACACCAAAAACGACG AGATCAACGTGTGCCACTACTTCTGCCGGAGCACGCCGAACAAAATCTACAAGTCCTACTGCATCCCGGACCCGCGCCTGTTCTTCTCTGTGGAGTGCCTGGACCGCATAGGGGTCCTTCTGGACGGCCGCCAACCGAACCAAATCTCCATCCTGAAATGTCACGTGAATAAAGCCGTCGAGTATGTCATCGAGTCAAGGCATATTTTCCAG GACGAAATAGCCTTCTTGGTTATGAAGAACGATCTACCCATGTCCTTCCTCGACATTCGAAATAGTAATGATGATGGAC GAACCAAAACGAACCTAattgtggagaaaaatacaCTCATTAAGATTAAGGGTAGAAGGAGATACGAACTAATTTTTGGAATTCCCAAGAAGAAAACGCTTCCACTGGAGGGGGAGGTACTGACTGACGCTCTTAGAGAGGGGGATTATTTGCCTCCCTTACGgagattattttatttgaacCTAGATGGATCGAgcctcttcaaaatttttgccACCCATTTTATAACTTCCTCCCTGTACAGATCCCCATGCGTCGAAAGGACAGTTATCTAA